GACTATTTTCGTGATATGAGTATTGGCTTGGCTGAGATGGGGTTTCAAGGTATTGATATCAATATGGGGTGTCCTGCACCGAACGTTTTTAAACATGGTCGTGGCTCGGGTCTAATTTTACGTCCCGAAGTTGCCGCTGAAATTATACAATCGGCTAAAGCAGGTGGTCTTCCTGTGAGTGTCAAAACGCGTTTAGGACATCGTGATGTTCAAGAATATAAATCATGGATTGCTCATGTGCTACGTCAAGATATTTCTAATCTATCGATACATCTTAGAACGAAGACGGAAATGAGTAAGGTTGACGCACATTGGGAGTTAATACCTGAAATCTTAAAACTTCGTGATGAAATTGCTCCGGATACCTTAATCACAATTAATGGTGATATTATGGATTATAAAATGGGGAAAGAACTTGCAGATCTTTATGGTGTTGATGGTGTCATGATCGGTCGTGGTATTTTTCATAATCCATTCGCATTTGAAAAAGAACCGCAAGAGCATAGTGCAAAGGAACTCCTTGACCTTTTCCGCTATCATTTAGATCAATATGATTTGTATTCTGCACAAGAACCCGGCTTATCAAAACCACTACATCGTTTCTTCAAGATTTATATTCGAGAATTTAAGGGAGCTAATGATTTGCGTACAGCACTTATGGATACAAAAACCACTGATGATGCGCGTACAATTTTGGATGCATTTGAGAAGGAACACCTTGATCTTTTACTTACAATATAATAAGGAGGCATCATGAATACATTTCAAGTGCTACAAGATTATTTTGGATTTGACGCATTTCGTAGTGGTCAAGAAGAAATCGTGAATACAATTTTAAACGGTCAGGATGTATTAGCGTTAATGCCAACTGGTGGTGGTAAGTCTTTATGTTATCAAGTTCCGGCAGTAATGTTGGAGGGGATTACTGTTGTTGTATCACCCTTAATTTCACTTATGAAAGATCAAGTGAATGCTTTAAACTTGATGGGGATTCCATCGGCATACATCAATAGCTCATTAAATGAAAATCAGAAAAGACTTGTTTATGAGCGTGCTCTTCAAAACCACTATAAATTAATTTACGTCGCTCCTGAACAATTGTTGACGCAACGATTTCAAACGTTGATTCAAGGGATCACAATTTCTCAAGTTTCGGTTGATGAAGCGCATTGTGTTTCACAGTGGGGTAATGATTTTAGACCCCAATACTTAGACATACCCAAATTTATAGAGATGGTTCATCCACGTCCTGTTGTAACGGCCTTTACCGCTACCGCAACCGAACGAGTACGCGAAGAAATTAAAACAAATCTTAAACTTATTAATCCACTCGAAACGATTCAATCGTTTGATCGACCCAACTTGTTTTTCCAAACAAACGAATTGAAAGATATCGATAAAAAAGACTATATTTTAGATTATTGTCTCAATACAAAGGATTCAGGGATTGTATATTGTCAAACTCGTAATGAAGTTGAGACCATTACAAACCTACTTCGAAGCCATCACATCGCTTCGGCAGGATATCATGGTGGTATGAATGCATCGGAACGTATTGTAAATCAAGACGCATTCATCCAAGAGAATATCCAAGTTATGGTCGCAACGAATGCCTTTGGGATGGGCATAGATAAGTCCAATGTTCGATTTGTTATCCATCATAATATGCCTAAAGAATTGGAAGGGTATTATCAAGAAGCAGGTCGAGCTGGTCGCGATGGCCAAGTGGCAACGTGTATCTTGCTTTTTAATGGTAAAGATATTCGTACGAATCAATTTTTTATTGAACAACTTGATGAAAGTCATGATGATCAAGATTACCTTGCAGTTGTAAAAAAACGTGCCAATGATCGCTTATCTCAAATGGTCGATTACAGTAAGACAACTCAATGCCTTCGGTATAAATTAATGACTTATTTTGATGAGAAAGCACCAACTCAATGTAATCAGTGCTTTAATTGTTTAAACCATTACAAAAGTGTCAATGTAACCATGGAAGCACAGAAAATCATGTCGTGTATCTTAAGGATGCATGAGCGTTATGGAACAGGTCTGGTAATCGATGTCTTAAGAGGCGCAAAAACACAACGCATCTTAGATTTAGATTTTCATGAGCTCAGTACATATGGAATCATGAATTCATATGATAAGTCACGCATTGAGATTATTATTCAAGGTTTAATTGATGTTGATTATATTGAGCGTCTTACCGATCAATACAATATTTTAAAAATTACTGAAAAAGGGAAGTCATTTCTTATCAATCGCAGTGATTTAAGCATTCGTCTACCTAAAGAGAAGCAGACGCCAGAAACACGAACAACAGTTCACGAAGTAGATACAGATCTTCTTCAAGCACTTAAGTCAATTCGTAAAGAGTTGGCGGATAAACGAGGTGTACCACCCTTTATTATTTTTTCAGATGTCTCTTTAATTGATATGTGTAGCTTAATGCCTCGAAATCCAGAACAATTCTTAGCTGTAAAAGGGGTTGGGAAGAAAAAACTTGAACTTTATGGTGCCCAATTCTTAGAATGCATTCATGAATATATTTAAAACTCGTATTCCAATTACGAGTTTTTTTTATAACCACAGCAATTCTAAAGTTAACGATTTAACGATAAAAGTTGTACAATAAACGAAATAATTCACAAGTGGTGCATGATGTGAAGCTCTAAAATCTTAAGAATCTAACCATATCATCAAAAATATAATCATTTGATTAACTAAAGAGTGGGTTTTACGTCAATCTGCTTGAAAATGACGAATTTTGATTAAAATATATAATATTAAGAATGTGTGGAGAGCCAATTGACAGTCATTTTAGTGCATGATAATATCACTTTACACTAGTTGTTAGTTGATTCACAACTTAGAAGGGGAAATTATGGAGAAAATGAATTCCAAAGATTTTATGAATAAGATTTTACAAGGAGCAGCGATGGGGATCGTTGTTGGTTTGATTCCAAATGCAATATTTGGAGAAATTTTTAAGGCTTTAGGAAGCCACTTTGCAGTATTTGCAACATTAGCGGGGATTGTATTCGCAATTCAGTTTACAGTGCCTGTATTAGTTGGGATGTTCTCATCTCTTGAGTTTAAATTAAATGGCCTTCAAATGGCTTCTGTTATTGGAGCTGCATTTATTGGTAGTGGTGCTGCACGTCTTGTTGAAGGTGCATGGGTATTAAAAGGTACAGGGGATTTAATCAATACAATGCTTACTGTTGCAGTCGCAATCTTAATCATTCGTTGGTATAACAACCGTATTCCGAACCTTGCAATCGTTATTACACCAATCATTGGAGGTGTTATTCCTGGATTTATCGGTTTATTAACATTACCTTATGTTGGTAAGATCACAGGTTTATTAGGATCATTAATTGCAAACTTTACAACGTTACAACCGCTCTTAATGATGATTCTGATTGCTGTATGTTTTGCGTTAATCATCGTTACACCGTTATCAACTGTTGCGATTGCATATGCAATTTCTCTTGCAGGTCTTGGTTCAGGAGCAGCAAACGTTGGGATTGCAGCTACTGTATTTACACTTGCTTACGGTTCATCTAAAGTTAATAACAAAGGTACAACATTTGCATTATTTTTTGCAGGTCCGAAAATGTTGATGCCTAATTACTTAAAAAATCCAATTATGTCTTTACCTATCGCAATTAATGCGGCAGTAACAGGCGTTGTTGCTTACATTTTCCAAATTCAAGGTACAACAGCATCAGCTGGTTTTGGAATTACAGGCCTTGCAGGTCCAATTAATGCTTATAGCTTTATGACTGCAACACCTGTTGTGCGAATTATTATCTTACTTGTTCAATACTTAGTTGTTCCATTAGGGATTGCAATGGTTACACATACAATCTTTACAAAAATGGATCTCTATAAAAATGAAATCTTTACATTTAATTCAGGAAAATAACTAACAGAAGGAGCATAAACTATGTATAAATTTATCGTATTTAATGTTCGTGAAGAAGAGCGCGAACTGACACTTGATTGGGCTAAACGTAATAATGTCGAAGTTACAATGGCTGAAGGTCAATTATCAATGGACAACATCCATATGGTTGAAGGTTTTGATGGATTATCTACTAGTCAAAATACAAAATTAGAGCCGGAAATGTATTCAATCTTAAAGGGTTACGGTATTAAACAAATTGCACAACGTAGTGCTGGGTTTGATTACTATGATCTTGATTTAGCTACGGAAAATGGATTAATCATTACAAACGTACCAAGTTACTCACCAGAGTCAATTGCTGAATTCAGTGTTACATCTGCATTAAGTTTAATTCGTAAACTCCGCGTGATTGAAGAAAAAACACGTCAACATGATTTCCGTTGGCAACCACAAATTCGTGCAGGTCTTTTAAAAGAAATGACTGTAGGGGTAGTTGGTACAGGTCATATTGGTCGTAAGTCTGCGGAATTATTCAGTGCTTTTGGTGCTAAAGTGCTTGCATTTGATGTATATCAAAATGAAGAAGCAAAACAATATGTTACCTATGTTGATTCTGTAGAAGAACTTGTTTCAATGTCAGATGTTGTAAGTCTTCATGTTCCCGCAACAAAAGATAACCATCATCAATTTAATGCGGAAATGTTCCGTAAATTTAAACCAAATGCATACTTCATTAATGCTGCACGTGGATCAGTTGTAGATACAAAAGCATTGATTGAAGCGCTTAATCAAGGACATCTTGCTGGTGCTGCATTGGATACATATGAAAACGAAAGTCCTTTTATTCCAAAAGACTTCTCAAATCAAACAATCGAAGATGAACTATTCTTAGAAGTTTTGAATCACGAGAAAATCTTATTCACACCACATATTGCACACTATACTGATGTATCTGTGCGTAATATTATGGAATTTGCCTTGACGTCTGTACTTGAAATTCTAGAAACAGGCACAACTGCAAACCGCGTTAACTAGATATAAAATAGAATTCATAAATTAAAAGACACTTTATGGTGTCTTTTAATTTATGTTTCAGAAAAAGTACAAAGGGGAAAGAAAACTAATTATGAAACAGTCGAAAAAATTTGGAATTGTGTTTTTGATTTTATTAATGCTTGTTGGGTGTGGCCAAACAAAAACCGTGCCACTTAAAGCTATAACAGTGGATCATGAAAATTTGGGTATAACACTTCTAGAATTGGAACAACATGTTGTACAGAATCTAAAAGAACGCATGAAATCATCCAAAGAATCATTTCAGATTTACGGAGAAAATATTTATACGCTAAACCTTAAACATGATGTAAATATTATGGCTCGCTTGGTTGATGAATATGTGACTGAAGTCTATTTTACGGTAGATTACGATATTAGAGAAACAGAAGATGCCACTGAAATCGGTCGGTTTATTGGGGAATCACTCAGTGAGCTTTCAAATGATTTAATGCCTTCAGTGAATCTTAAAGAGGTTATTAATACATCAAGTGATCGATATCACGATTTTAAACTTGAAGATGTATATTATCGTTCGGATTTAATTGATGATAGTACCATTTTCTATGGCGATGCAGTCTCCGATCATATTCAGTTTTATAATGTATTTTCAAAGAAGTATGCTACGACTGCAATGACACAACTGGGTTTCCGATATACTGAATTTAGTGATGATCTTGAATATACAGCGCATCAAAAAGAGCTCAATGATGAGGCTAAAAAGGTTGAGGAAGAAAAAATCAAAAAAGCTCAAGAAGAGGCTGATAAGAAAGAGCAAGAAAAAAAAGAGAAAGCAGCACAAGATAAAAAATCTGAGAAACCAGCGCTTTCGATGTCTCAAATTAATGCGAATCGAAAAGCAAGGGAATATTTAAACTATAGTGCATTTTCACGTGCGGGTCTGATCGAACAACTTGAGTTTGAAGGTTTTAGTGAAGACGATTCAACACGTGCCGCTGACAGTACAAATACAAATTGGAATTTACAAGCTGCTCAAAAAGCACAGGATTATCTTAATTACACAAGTTTTTCACGCGATGGTTTAATCGAACAACTTGAATTTGAAGGGTTCAGTAGTGAAGAGGCACTGTATGGTGTTGAAAAAGTAGGATATTAATATTTAAAGGTGCATGTGCACCTTTTTTTATGAAGTTGTACGTACCATTTGGTTATTTTTAATCTTTCTTATTAGAGAATTAATGTTGGTTTTAAGTCGTAAATGAATAATTGATGAAGTGTCCCCAAAGGATGTTTAGGAATGAT
This genomic stretch from Erysipelothrix rhusiopathiae harbors:
- a CDS encoding tRNA dihydrouridine synthase; the encoded protein is MTQNFWKALPKPFFILAPMEDVTDVVFRHVVAKAAQPDVYFTEFTNSESYFHAKGRESLRGRLLFTEDEQPIVAHIWGDNPDYFRDMSIGLAEMGFQGIDINMGCPAPNVFKHGRGSGLILRPEVAAEIIQSAKAGGLPVSVKTRLGHRDVQEYKSWIAHVLRQDISNLSIHLRTKTEMSKVDAHWELIPEILKLRDEIAPDTLITINGDIMDYKMGKELADLYGVDGVMIGRGIFHNPFAFEKEPQEHSAKELLDLFRYHLDQYDLYSAQEPGLSKPLHRFFKIYIREFKGANDLRTALMDTKTTDDARTILDAFEKEHLDLLLTI
- the recQ gene encoding DNA helicase RecQ, translated to MNTFQVLQDYFGFDAFRSGQEEIVNTILNGQDVLALMPTGGGKSLCYQVPAVMLEGITVVVSPLISLMKDQVNALNLMGIPSAYINSSLNENQKRLVYERALQNHYKLIYVAPEQLLTQRFQTLIQGITISQVSVDEAHCVSQWGNDFRPQYLDIPKFIEMVHPRPVVTAFTATATERVREEIKTNLKLINPLETIQSFDRPNLFFQTNELKDIDKKDYILDYCLNTKDSGIVYCQTRNEVETITNLLRSHHIASAGYHGGMNASERIVNQDAFIQENIQVMVATNAFGMGIDKSNVRFVIHHNMPKELEGYYQEAGRAGRDGQVATCILLFNGKDIRTNQFFIEQLDESHDDQDYLAVVKKRANDRLSQMVDYSKTTQCLRYKLMTYFDEKAPTQCNQCFNCLNHYKSVNVTMEAQKIMSCILRMHERYGTGLVIDVLRGAKTQRILDLDFHELSTYGIMNSYDKSRIEIIIQGLIDVDYIERLTDQYNILKITEKGKSFLINRSDLSIRLPKEKQTPETRTTVHEVDTDLLQALKSIRKELADKRGVPPFIIFSDVSLIDMCSLMPRNPEQFLAVKGVGKKKLELYGAQFLECIHEYI
- a CDS encoding PTS transporter subunit IIC, producing MEKMNSKDFMNKILQGAAMGIVVGLIPNAIFGEIFKALGSHFAVFATLAGIVFAIQFTVPVLVGMFSSLEFKLNGLQMASVIGAAFIGSGAARLVEGAWVLKGTGDLINTMLTVAVAILIIRWYNNRIPNLAIVITPIIGGVIPGFIGLLTLPYVGKITGLLGSLIANFTTLQPLLMMILIAVCFALIIVTPLSTVAIAYAISLAGLGSGAANVGIAATVFTLAYGSSKVNNKGTTFALFFAGPKMLMPNYLKNPIMSLPIAINAAVTGVVAYIFQIQGTTASAGFGITGLAGPINAYSFMTATPVVRIIILLVQYLVVPLGIAMVTHTIFTKMDLYKNEIFTFNSGK
- a CDS encoding D-2-hydroxyacid dehydrogenase — encoded protein: MYKFIVFNVREEERELTLDWAKRNNVEVTMAEGQLSMDNIHMVEGFDGLSTSQNTKLEPEMYSILKGYGIKQIAQRSAGFDYYDLDLATENGLIITNVPSYSPESIAEFSVTSALSLIRKLRVIEEKTRQHDFRWQPQIRAGLLKEMTVGVVGTGHIGRKSAELFSAFGAKVLAFDVYQNEEAKQYVTYVDSVEELVSMSDVVSLHVPATKDNHHQFNAEMFRKFKPNAYFINAARGSVVDTKALIEALNQGHLAGAALDTYENESPFIPKDFSNQTIEDELFLEVLNHEKILFTPHIAHYTDVSVRNIMEFALTSVLEILETGTTANRVN
- a CDS encoding Ltp family lipoprotein, translated to MKQSKKFGIVFLILLMLVGCGQTKTVPLKAITVDHENLGITLLELEQHVVQNLKERMKSSKESFQIYGENIYTLNLKHDVNIMARLVDEYVTEVYFTVDYDIRETEDATEIGRFIGESLSELSNDLMPSVNLKEVINTSSDRYHDFKLEDVYYRSDLIDDSTIFYGDAVSDHIQFYNVFSKKYATTAMTQLGFRYTEFSDDLEYTAHQKELNDEAKKVEEEKIKKAQEEADKKEQEKKEKAAQDKKSEKPALSMSQINANRKAREYLNYSAFSRAGLIEQLEFEGFSEDDSTRAADSTNTNWNLQAAQKAQDYLNYTSFSRDGLIEQLEFEGFSSEEALYGVEKVGY